The following proteins are encoded in a genomic region of Takifugu rubripes chromosome 21, fTakRub1.2, whole genome shotgun sequence:
- the ranbp1 gene encoding ran-specific GTPase-activating protein, whose protein sequence is MADPKEQEQDDHDSTVEDANHDPHYEPIVSLPEQDVKTLEEDEEELFKMRAKLYRFASENDPPEWKERGTGDVKLLKHKEKGTIRVLMRRDKTLKICANHHITPAMELKPNAGSDRAWVWNTLADYADECPKAEFLAIRFLNAENAQKFKAKFEECKEEVKNIQEKKDDTKSADTVAEKLEELTVKDKASEEKGDKKETEQKKDENKEEVKAEEKN, encoded by the exons GAGCAGGAACAGGACGACCACGACTCCACTGTTGAGGATGCTAATCATGATCCCCACTACGAACCCATCGTGTCTCTGCCCGAGCAGGACGTTAAAACAttagaagaggatgaggaggaactttttaaaat GCGAGCGAAGCTATATCGTTTTGCGTCTGAGAACGACCCCCCGGAGTGGAAGGAGCGAGGCACCGGGGACGTGAAGTTGTTAAAACACAAAGAGAAGGGAACGATCCGAGTCCTGATGAGGAGAGACAAAACCCTGAAGATCTGTGCCAATCATCACA TTACACCTGCAATGGAGCTGAAACCCAATGCTGGCAGTGACAGAGCCTGGGTGTGGAACACACTAGCAGATTACGCTGATGAGTGCCCCAAGGCTGAATTCCTCGCAATACgctttttaaatgcagaaa ATGCTCAGAAGTTTAAGGCAAAGTTTGAGGAGTGCAAAGAGGAAGTCAAAAATATCCAAGAGAAAAAAG ATGACACCAAGAGTGCGGACACAGTcgcagagaagctggaggagctgacggTAAAAGACAAAGCGTCAGAAGAAAAGGGGGATAAAAAGGAGACTGagcaaaaaaaagatgagaacaaggaggaggtgaaggcagaggagaagaaTTGA